In Synechococcus sp. UW69, the following are encoded in one genomic region:
- a CDS encoding GspE/PulE family protein — MTLTLPTPDAGDTARQRFALELLLQQPVPGPDQLLASRNLLDEALPDIGLDQWRALQAMPIAIGADHLDIAIPSQWRDQEWHHLIDQLPEQQRTIRLHPAIEADLQRALHAEVNLSPQSDTTPPQIKEAHAPAPAETAGPPQTSTDEISTESFLEGFNTDGVLENDEGEESQQAQDAIDLETRLKDAEASPVVTLVDRILLQAMSINASDIHVEPQQKGLRLRFRQDGVLQQYVEPLPSRLIPAVTSRFKILADLDIAERRQAQDGRIRRKYRDRVVDFRVNTLPSRFGEKVCLRLLDSGATQLGLDKLISDPDALALVRDLGSKPFGMILVTGPTGSGKSTTLYSLLAERNDPGINISTVEDPIEYTLPGITQCQVNREKGFDFATALRAFMRQDPDVLLVGETRDLETAKTAIEAALTGHLVLSTLHANDAPSTIARLDEMGVEPFMVSASLIGIVSQRLLRRVCPHCREPYQPGEQELGRFGLMASRETQVTFFKAHHHGPGEQVCSHCKGSGYKGRVGVYEVLRIQDDMATAISRGASTDVIRQLALESGMVTLLGYSLELVRKGETTLEEVGRMVLTDSGLESERRARALSTMTCEGCGAGLQEGWLECPYCLTPRH; from the coding sequence ATGACACTGACGCTGCCCACCCCTGATGCCGGCGACACGGCGCGGCAGCGTTTCGCGCTTGAACTGTTGCTGCAGCAGCCTGTTCCGGGACCGGACCAGTTGCTGGCAAGCCGCAACCTGCTGGACGAGGCCCTCCCGGACATTGGCCTCGATCAGTGGCGAGCACTCCAGGCCATGCCGATCGCAATCGGTGCTGACCACCTCGACATCGCCATTCCCAGTCAGTGGCGTGACCAGGAATGGCACCACCTGATCGATCAGCTGCCAGAACAACAGCGCACGATCCGCCTGCACCCAGCCATCGAAGCGGATCTGCAGCGGGCCTTGCATGCAGAAGTGAACCTTTCGCCGCAAAGCGATACGACACCTCCGCAGATCAAAGAGGCTCATGCACCTGCTCCTGCGGAGACCGCCGGGCCTCCACAAACAAGCACTGACGAAATCAGCACTGAATCCTTTCTGGAGGGATTCAACACCGATGGGGTGCTGGAGAACGATGAGGGCGAGGAGAGCCAGCAAGCCCAGGACGCTATTGACCTGGAAACGAGGCTGAAGGATGCGGAAGCTTCGCCGGTGGTGACCCTGGTGGACCGAATCCTGCTGCAAGCGATGTCAATCAATGCCAGCGACATCCACGTGGAACCACAACAGAAGGGTCTGCGTCTGCGGTTCCGCCAGGACGGGGTGCTTCAGCAATACGTCGAACCGCTCCCCAGTCGGCTCATTCCCGCGGTGACATCCCGTTTCAAGATCCTGGCGGATCTTGATATCGCCGAGCGTCGTCAGGCCCAGGACGGCCGCATCCGCCGCAAATACCGCGATCGGGTGGTTGATTTCCGGGTCAACACTCTGCCCAGTCGCTTCGGCGAAAAGGTCTGTTTGCGCCTGCTGGACAGCGGTGCAACACAGCTGGGCTTGGACAAACTGATCAGTGATCCCGACGCCTTGGCACTGGTTAGGGATCTGGGCTCCAAGCCCTTCGGAATGATCCTGGTCACCGGACCAACAGGATCCGGCAAGTCCACCACGCTTTATTCACTCCTGGCCGAGCGCAACGATCCGGGCATCAACATCTCCACGGTGGAGGACCCGATCGAATACACCCTGCCGGGCATCACCCAATGCCAGGTGAACCGTGAGAAGGGCTTCGATTTCGCCACGGCACTGCGGGCCTTCATGCGCCAGGACCCAGACGTTCTGCTGGTGGGAGAAACCCGTGATCTGGAAACAGCCAAAACCGCGATTGAGGCAGCACTCACCGGTCACCTAGTGCTCAGCACCCTGCATGCCAACGATGCGCCGAGCACCATTGCACGACTGGACGAAATGGGCGTAGAGCCGTTCATGGTGTCGGCCTCTCTCATCGGGATCGTCTCCCAGCGTTTGCTGCGACGGGTCTGCCCGCACTGCCGCGAGCCCTACCAACCCGGAGAGCAGGAGCTGGGGCGCTTCGGGCTGATGGCGAGCCGTGAAACCCAGGTCACCTTCTTCAAGGCTCACCATCACGGTCCCGGCGAACAGGTCTGCTCCCACTGCAAAGGAAGTGGTTACAAGGGACGTGTCGGGGTCTACGAGGTACTGCGCATCCAGGACGACATGGCCACTGCCATCTCCAGAGGCGCCAGCACTGATGTGATCCGACAGCTGGCCCTTGAATCAGGGATGGTGACCCTGCTGGGCTACAGCCTCGAACTGGTGCGAAAGGGCGAAACAACGCTGGAAGAGGTGGGGCGCATGGTGCTGACGGATTCCGGACTGGAATCCGAGCGCAGAGCCCGTGCCCTCAGCACAATGACTTGTGAAGGATGCGGAGCCGGTCTGCAGGAAGGCTGGCTCGAATGCCCTTATTGCCTTACACCACGCCACTGA
- the grpE gene encoding nucleotide exchange factor GrpE — protein sequence MSGDASTPEQDQTVESGAVPATPDSTPDASEATSDQAPAAVDPADRMQQLEQELTTLKQEHETLNGQYVRIAADFDNFRKRQSRDQDDMRQQLVCSTLTEILPVVDNFERARQQLNPEGEEAQALHRSYQGLYKQLVDVLKQQGVARMEVVGQEFDPNLHEAVLREESSEFAEDVVCEELQRGYHRDGRVLRHAMVKVSMGPGPSDAAPVEAAPDQTAEEA from the coding sequence ATGAGCGGCGACGCCTCCACCCCAGAGCAGGATCAGACCGTTGAGTCTGGTGCTGTTCCAGCCACCCCGGATTCCACTCCGGATGCGTCAGAGGCAACCTCCGATCAGGCACCCGCAGCTGTTGATCCGGCGGATCGGATGCAGCAACTCGAGCAGGAGTTGACCACGCTGAAGCAGGAGCACGAGACGCTCAATGGCCAATATGTGCGCATTGCGGCGGACTTCGACAACTTCCGCAAGCGACAGAGCCGCGATCAGGACGACATGCGTCAGCAGCTGGTCTGTTCGACCCTCACGGAAATTCTTCCGGTCGTCGACAACTTTGAGCGGGCCCGTCAGCAGCTCAATCCTGAAGGTGAGGAAGCTCAGGCTCTGCACCGCAGTTACCAGGGTCTGTACAAGCAACTGGTGGATGTGCTGAAGCAGCAGGGCGTGGCACGGATGGAGGTGGTCGGCCAGGAGTTCGACCCGAATCTGCATGAGGCCGTGTTGCGAGAAGAAAGCAGCGAGTTCGCTGAGGATGTGGTGTGTGAAGAGCTCCAGCGTGGTTACCACCGCGATGGACGTGTGCTGCGCCACGCGATGGTGAAGGTGTCGATGGGTCCCGGACCGTCCGATGCAGCGCCGGTTGAGGCCGCACCGGATCAGACGGCGGAGGAGGCCTGA
- the dnaJ gene encoding molecular chaperone DnaJ, translated as MANFYDLLGVSRDVDPDSLKQAYRRMARQYHPDINKDPGAEDRFKEIGRAYEVLSDPQTRARYDQFGEAGLGGAAGAPDMGDMGGFADLFETFFQGFGGPGGAGGGRPRRQGPQQGDDLRYDLTIDFEQAVFGQEQEIKIPHLETCDTCGGSGAKAGSGPTTCGTCGGVGQVRRATRTPFGSFTQVAECPTCGGTGQVIADPCGSCGGQGVNQVRKKLRINIPAGVDTGTRLRVSGEGNAGPRGGPSGDLYVFLTVRNHPRLQRDGLNVFSEVKVSYLQAILGDTIEVETVDGTKELNIPAGTQPGTVLTLPNHGIPKLGNPVARGDQRVTVTVDLPKRLSDTERDLLEQLAGHHSARGKQHHHHNSGLFARLFGQKG; from the coding sequence ATGGCCAACTTCTATGACCTGCTCGGCGTCAGTCGGGATGTGGATCCTGACAGCCTCAAGCAGGCTTATCGCCGCATGGCGCGTCAGTACCACCCCGACATCAATAAAGATCCCGGTGCTGAGGACCGTTTCAAGGAAATTGGTCGTGCCTACGAAGTGCTGAGTGATCCGCAGACCCGTGCCCGTTACGACCAGTTCGGTGAAGCCGGTCTTGGTGGTGCGGCTGGCGCCCCGGACATGGGCGACATGGGCGGGTTCGCTGATCTGTTCGAGACGTTTTTCCAGGGATTCGGTGGACCCGGCGGAGCCGGTGGTGGTCGGCCGCGGCGTCAGGGTCCCCAGCAGGGCGATGATCTTCGCTACGACCTAACGATCGATTTCGAGCAGGCGGTTTTCGGCCAAGAGCAGGAGATCAAGATCCCGCATCTGGAGACTTGCGACACCTGCGGCGGCAGCGGTGCCAAGGCGGGTAGTGGACCCACCACCTGCGGAACTTGCGGTGGTGTCGGGCAGGTGCGCCGTGCCACTCGGACCCCCTTCGGCAGCTTTACCCAGGTCGCCGAATGTCCCACCTGTGGTGGGACGGGACAGGTGATTGCGGATCCCTGCGGATCCTGTGGTGGCCAGGGTGTCAACCAGGTGCGCAAGAAGCTGCGGATCAACATTCCTGCCGGGGTGGACACCGGAACACGGCTTCGGGTCTCGGGCGAAGGCAATGCGGGACCCCGGGGAGGCCCTTCCGGTGACCTTTACGTCTTTCTGACCGTCCGCAATCATCCACGCCTCCAGCGGGATGGCTTGAACGTCTTTTCGGAGGTGAAGGTCAGCTACCTCCAGGCGATTCTCGGCGACACGATCGAGGTGGAAACCGTGGATGGAACCAAGGAGCTGAACATCCCTGCCGGCACGCAGCCCGGCACCGTGCTCACCCTGCCGAATCACGGCATTCCCAAACTTGGCAATCCGGTGGCGCGGGGTGACCAGCGCGTGACGGTCACCGTCGATCTGCCGAAGCGGCTCAGCGATACGGAGCGGGATCTTCTGGAACAGCTGGCGGGTCACCATTCCGCTCGTGGCAAGCAGCACCACCACCACAACAGTGGATTGTTCGCTCGCTTGTTTGGTCAGAAGGGATGA
- a CDS encoding sulfurtransferase TusA family protein — MSRRSLDLRGTPCPVNFIRCKLTLEQMSSGDCLEVCLDRGEPEAMVLPGLRDAGHRVQCVEQTPDAVTIEVICGG, encoded by the coding sequence ATGAGCAGGCGTTCCCTGGATTTGCGGGGAACGCCCTGTCCGGTGAATTTCATTCGCTGCAAGCTCACCCTCGAGCAGATGAGCTCCGGTGACTGTCTTGAGGTCTGTCTCGACAGAGGCGAGCCGGAGGCCATGGTCCTGCCGGGATTAAGGGATGCCGGTCATCGTGTCCAGTGCGTTGAGCAAACGCCAGATGCAGTCACCATCGAGGTGATCTGTGGTGGCTGA
- the rsgA gene encoding ribosome small subunit-dependent GTPase A has product MADTSSSVASGMVVALQANYLEVELDVAPAGCPGRLLCTRRTRLTHRGDAVYVGDRVFVEAIDPGQARAVVADVEPRHSFLSRPPVANVSLVAVVLAVEQPSFDPDQASRFLLTAERTGLDVILLLTKTDLISAAALERLVTRLKGWGYDPLALCSTSGMGMDALRQRLAGAELSVLCGPSGVGKSSLLNHLRPDLQLRTAAVSGRLQRGRHTTRHVELFPLGPSARVADTPGFNRPDLPDDPQELAILFPELRQQLDPWPCRFRDCLHRGEPGCGVSSDWERYPLYKAALIEQSSLSRPSRGG; this is encoded by the coding sequence GTGGCTGACACCAGCAGCTCCGTGGCTTCGGGGATGGTGGTGGCGCTTCAGGCCAATTACCTTGAAGTCGAGCTGGACGTCGCCCCTGCCGGATGCCCAGGGCGACTGCTCTGCACGCGTCGCACCCGATTGACCCATCGGGGGGACGCGGTCTATGTCGGTGATCGGGTTTTCGTCGAGGCGATTGACCCAGGCCAGGCCCGCGCTGTTGTGGCCGACGTGGAGCCACGCCATAGCTTTCTGTCACGGCCACCAGTGGCCAATGTCTCGTTGGTGGCTGTGGTGTTGGCTGTGGAGCAGCCCAGTTTTGACCCTGATCAGGCTAGTCGCTTCCTGTTGACGGCGGAACGCACGGGGCTGGACGTGATCCTTCTGCTCACCAAGACAGACCTCATTTCAGCCGCAGCTCTCGAGCGGCTCGTGACTCGTTTGAAGGGGTGGGGGTATGACCCTCTGGCGCTCTGCAGTACCTCCGGAATGGGCATGGATGCCCTACGGCAACGCTTGGCTGGCGCAGAGCTGTCGGTGCTCTGTGGGCCCTCTGGGGTGGGCAAAAGCAGCCTGCTCAACCATCTGCGTCCTGATCTTCAACTTCGTACGGCTGCGGTGTCTGGACGCTTGCAGCGCGGTCGCCACACCACCCGCCACGTGGAGCTGTTTCCTCTGGGGCCAAGCGCGAGGGTGGCCGATACCCCCGGCTTCAACCGTCCTGATCTGCCGGATGATCCGCAGGAACTGGCGATCCTTTTTCCGGAGCTCCGGCAGCAACTGGATCCCTGGCCCTGCAGGTTTCGCGATTGCTTGCATCGCGGCGAGCCCGGCTGCGGCGTCTCCAGCGATTGGGAGCGCTATCCCCTCTACAAGGCTGCGTTGATTGAGCAGAGCAGCCTCAGCCGCCCATCCCGGGGAGGTTGA
- a CDS encoding YbaB/EbfC family nucleoid-associated protein, with protein sequence MAGFGLPNFGQLTEAFKKAQEIQQNAQALQDELDGMEIEGQSNDGRASVWLSGNQQPLRVRLDPALLQEGQQASEAATLEALQAAYEQSTATMKGRMEELTGGLNLNLPGMGG encoded by the coding sequence ATGGCAGGGTTCGGACTCCCAAATTTCGGTCAACTCACCGAAGCCTTCAAGAAGGCCCAGGAGATTCAGCAGAACGCTCAGGCTCTGCAGGACGAACTGGACGGGATGGAGATCGAAGGCCAGAGCAACGATGGGCGCGCCAGTGTCTGGCTATCGGGCAACCAACAACCACTGCGAGTTCGGCTGGACCCGGCCCTGCTGCAGGAGGGTCAACAAGCGAGCGAAGCGGCGACCCTGGAAGCCCTGCAAGCGGCCTATGAGCAATCCACCGCCACGATGAAGGGCCGGATGGAGGAACTCACCGGTGGCCTAAACCTCAACCTCCCCGGGATGGGCGGCTGA
- the murB gene encoding UDP-N-acetylmuramate dehydrogenase, translated as MSQCDARLPQAGVSLAEFTTWRVGGAAEWLAEPVSLDETQAWIQWATQQGIPCRIIGAGSNLLIHDDGLPGLSLCLRKLQGLQLDETDGTVEVLAGEPIPSLARRAARAGLHGLEWSVGIPGTAGGAAVMNAGAQGGCTAEWLESVRVMPLDGGDCFELRSDQLDFAYRHSRLQDNDLVVLSARFRLEPGHDPNELKRVTSANLSHRTTTQPYQQPSCGSVFRNPEPLKAGRLIEEQGLKGTRIGGAEISTMHANFIVNTGHAQADDIARLIQLVQDRVEAEHGIRLHPEVKRLGFASAT; from the coding sequence ATGAGCCAGTGCGATGCCCGCCTTCCCCAGGCCGGAGTCAGCCTTGCGGAGTTCACCACCTGGCGGGTGGGAGGAGCCGCCGAATGGCTTGCGGAACCCGTCAGCCTTGACGAAACCCAGGCCTGGATCCAATGGGCCACGCAACAGGGCATTCCCTGCCGCATCATCGGTGCTGGGTCGAATCTGCTGATTCACGATGACGGCCTGCCAGGGCTCTCGCTCTGTCTTCGCAAACTTCAGGGGCTGCAACTCGATGAAACCGATGGGACCGTTGAGGTGCTCGCCGGTGAACCGATCCCATCGCTGGCGCGACGGGCTGCTCGCGCTGGACTGCACGGCCTCGAATGGTCGGTTGGCATCCCAGGCACCGCAGGCGGTGCTGCTGTCATGAATGCAGGAGCCCAGGGGGGCTGTACCGCGGAGTGGTTGGAATCGGTGCGGGTCATGCCCCTGGATGGGGGCGACTGCTTTGAGCTTCGGAGCGATCAATTGGACTTCGCCTACCGCCACAGCCGTCTCCAGGACAACGACCTTGTTGTGTTGTCAGCACGGTTCCGCCTTGAACCAGGTCACGATCCGAACGAACTGAAACGCGTTACCAGCGCGAACCTCAGCCATCGCACCACCACGCAGCCCTATCAACAGCCCAGCTGCGGCAGCGTTTTCCGCAATCCCGAACCTCTCAAGGCCGGACGGCTGATCGAAGAGCAGGGGCTGAAGGGAACACGCATCGGCGGCGCAGAAATCTCAACCATGCACGCCAATTTCATCGTCAATACCGGCCACGCCCAGGCGGATGACATCGCCAGGCTGATCCAGCTGGTGCAGGACCGTGTCGAAGCCGAGCATGGAATCCGTCTTCACCCCGAAGTGAAACGCCTGGGATTCGCTTCCGCGACTTAA
- the murC gene encoding UDP-N-acetylmuramate--L-alanine ligase: MPRLLDRQTPVHFIGVGGIGMSALARILVDRGHPVSGSDPRDNATTQQLKTLGVKVFSQQDEACIDVVTGSTIACSPVVVISTAIPDSNPELQRARQIGLEIWHRSDLLAALIEQQPSIAVAGSHGKTTTSTLITTLLLEADQDPTAVIGGIVPRLGSNGHAGQGKLLVAEADESDGSLVKFSPSLGVITNLELDHTDHYTSLDDLISTLQRFAKGCDRVLANHDCPILQEHFQPTAWWSNQSAESVDFAALPLSLEGDRCVARFYESGRPIGDFTLPMAGLHNLSNATGALATCRMEGLPFDQLVKGLAGLKAPGRRFDLRGTWKGRHIVDDYAHHPSEVKATLEMARLMVSSGRSPLPTAPQRVLAVFQPHRYSRTQQFLDGFAQALQNCDLLLLAPVYSAGEQPLQGICSNALAERIRNMKPELQIAVADNLDELTDLVMHHSREQDLVLAMGAGDVNGLWLRLTS; this comes from the coding sequence TTGCCGCGCCTGCTCGACCGTCAGACACCAGTCCACTTCATCGGTGTCGGCGGAATTGGCATGTCGGCCTTGGCCCGGATCCTGGTCGACCGCGGTCATCCAGTCAGCGGCTCAGACCCGCGAGATAACGCAACAACACAACAACTGAAAACCCTCGGGGTGAAGGTTTTCAGCCAGCAGGACGAGGCCTGCATTGACGTCGTCACGGGTTCGACGATCGCTTGTTCCCCTGTGGTGGTGATCAGTACAGCCATCCCCGACAGCAATCCTGAGCTCCAACGTGCCCGTCAGATCGGCCTAGAGATCTGGCATCGCTCCGATCTTCTGGCGGCTCTGATCGAGCAGCAACCCTCGATCGCTGTGGCCGGAAGCCACGGCAAGACCACCACCAGCACATTGATCACCACCTTGCTGCTGGAAGCCGATCAAGACCCGACCGCTGTCATTGGTGGCATCGTTCCACGTCTGGGCAGCAATGGCCACGCCGGCCAGGGGAAGCTGCTTGTGGCTGAGGCGGATGAATCCGACGGATCCTTGGTGAAGTTCAGCCCAAGCCTGGGCGTGATCACCAACTTGGAGCTGGATCACACCGATCACTACACCAGTCTCGACGACCTGATTTCAACCCTGCAACGCTTCGCGAAAGGTTGCGATCGCGTGCTGGCCAATCACGACTGTCCGATCCTGCAAGAACACTTCCAGCCGACCGCCTGGTGGTCCAATCAAAGCGCTGAATCCGTTGACTTCGCCGCCCTGCCTCTGAGCCTTGAGGGAGATCGCTGCGTGGCGCGTTTCTACGAATCGGGCCGCCCCATCGGCGACTTCACCCTGCCGATGGCCGGACTGCACAACCTGAGCAATGCAACAGGCGCCCTGGCTACCTGCCGCATGGAGGGACTCCCCTTCGATCAGTTGGTGAAGGGACTCGCTGGCCTGAAAGCACCGGGCCGCCGATTTGATCTTCGGGGCACCTGGAAGGGGCGTCACATCGTTGACGACTACGCCCACCACCCCAGTGAAGTGAAGGCAACCCTGGAGATGGCTCGCCTGATGGTGAGCAGTGGTCGCAGTCCGCTTCCCACAGCACCTCAGCGCGTGCTGGCGGTGTTCCAGCCCCATCGCTACAGCCGCACCCAGCAGTTCCTCGATGGGTTTGCCCAGGCACTGCAGAACTGTGATCTGCTCCTGCTGGCCCCCGTCTACTCGGCAGGGGAGCAACCCCTGCAAGGCATTTGCAGCAACGCCCTGGCGGAACGGATCCGCAACATGAAGCCCGAACTACAAATCGCCGTCGCGGACAACCTCGATGAACTCACCGACCTGGTCATGCATCACAGCCGCGAACAGGATCTCGTCCTGGCGATGGGTGCTGGCGATGTGAATGGACTGTGGTTAAGGCTGACGTCATGA
- the gap gene encoding type I glyceraldehyde-3-phosphate dehydrogenase, translated as MTLRVAINGFGRIGRNVLRGWISRGADTGLEIVGMNSTSDPATSAHLLTYDSILGRLDPSVDIKTTDTSMFVNGKEIKFFADRNPLNCPWKEWGVDLVIESTGVFNTDEKASMHIQAGAKKVILTAPGKGDGVGTFVVGVNDDQYRHEDWDILSNASCTTNCLAPIVKVLDQNFGMEWGLMTTIHSYTGDQRILDNSHRDLRRARAAALNMVPTTTGAAKAVALVYPEVKGRLTGFAMRVPTPNVSAVDLTFGTSKGASVEQVKAVMKEASENGMKGIIKYSDLPLVSTDYAGTNESTIFDADLTYAMGDKAVKILAWYDNEWGYSQRVVDLAEVVAKNWK; from the coding sequence ATGACCCTGCGCGTTGCGATCAATGGATTCGGCCGGATCGGTCGCAATGTTCTGCGGGGTTGGATCAGCCGTGGCGCTGACACCGGCCTGGAAATCGTGGGAATGAACTCCACCTCCGACCCTGCCACCAGCGCTCACCTGCTGACCTACGACTCCATCCTTGGGCGTCTGGACCCTTCCGTGGACATCAAGACCACGGACACCTCGATGTTCGTCAACGGCAAGGAGATCAAGTTCTTCGCTGACCGCAATCCCCTCAACTGCCCCTGGAAAGAGTGGGGAGTTGACCTGGTGATCGAGTCCACCGGTGTGTTCAACACCGATGAGAAGGCCAGCATGCACATCCAGGCTGGTGCCAAAAAGGTGATCCTCACCGCTCCTGGCAAGGGTGACGGCGTCGGCACCTTCGTGGTGGGCGTCAACGACGACCAGTACCGCCACGAAGACTGGGACATTCTCAGCAACGCCAGCTGCACCACCAACTGCCTGGCTCCGATCGTGAAAGTTCTCGATCAGAACTTCGGCATGGAGTGGGGTCTGATGACCACCATTCACAGCTACACCGGTGACCAGCGAATTCTCGACAACAGCCACCGAGACCTGCGCCGTGCTCGTGCTGCTGCCCTGAATATGGTTCCCACCACAACGGGTGCTGCCAAGGCTGTGGCCCTGGTTTATCCCGAAGTGAAGGGCAGGCTCACTGGTTTTGCCATGCGCGTTCCCACCCCGAACGTGTCGGCTGTTGACCTCACCTTTGGAACATCGAAGGGAGCTTCCGTTGAGCAAGTAAAAGCCGTGATGAAGGAGGCTTCTGAGAACGGTATGAAGGGGATCATCAAGTACAGCGACCTGCCCCTGGTCTCCACCGACTACGCCGGCACCAACGAGTCCACCATCTTCGATGCCGACCTCACCTATGCGATGGGTGACAAGGCGGTGAAGATCCTGGCCTGGTACGACAACGAGTGGGGCTACAGCCAGCGTGTTGTTGACCTCGCCGAGGTGGTCGCCAAGAACTGGAAGTGA
- the thiL gene encoding thiamine-phosphate kinase — translation MSPTLAELSEAELLRRLARFAPPEQLSDDTAAVAPDARPLLINTDVLVDGIHFSDATTSAMDVGWRAVAANLSDLAASGAVEVEGITVALVAPGRTRWDWVDGVYEGISAALGQYGGILLGGDCSRGEQRLLSITALGRLGPLRLHRNAARPGDVLVSSGPHGLSRLGLALLQNDPSVHDIALKATLQDTAIARHRRPAPRLDDVHQLLACKPEHLPWRAGGTDSSDGLLSAVAGLCSSSGCGAVLWNDRLPMAEGWPEGPQWTDWCLSGGEDFELVLSLPEAWADVWEQCIPNSRRFGQINEEAGIIRWAHNHERVDAGGFDHFSQP, via the coding sequence ATGAGCCCAACCCTGGCGGAGCTGAGTGAGGCGGAGCTGCTCAGGCGGCTGGCACGCTTCGCTCCGCCCGAGCAGCTCAGTGACGACACGGCGGCCGTGGCCCCCGACGCCAGGCCCCTGTTAATCAACACGGACGTTCTTGTGGACGGCATCCATTTCAGCGATGCGACCACGAGCGCAATGGACGTTGGTTGGCGCGCCGTTGCCGCCAATCTGTCCGACCTGGCAGCAAGTGGTGCCGTCGAAGTCGAGGGAATCACGGTGGCTCTTGTTGCCCCAGGTCGCACCCGCTGGGACTGGGTGGACGGGGTGTACGAGGGCATCAGTGCCGCATTGGGGCAGTACGGCGGCATCCTGCTGGGCGGTGACTGCTCTAGGGGGGAGCAAAGGCTGCTCTCGATCACAGCCCTCGGCCGTCTCGGACCACTGCGCCTCCATCGCAACGCCGCCCGCCCCGGTGATGTGCTCGTCAGCAGTGGTCCCCATGGGCTGAGCCGGCTGGGCCTCGCCCTGCTGCAAAACGACCCCAGCGTCCATGACATCGCTCTGAAAGCGACCTTGCAGGACACAGCGATCGCAAGACACCGGCGACCGGCACCTCGGCTGGACGACGTCCACCAGCTGCTGGCCTGCAAACCGGAGCATCTGCCCTGGCGGGCCGGGGGCACCGACAGCAGCGATGGACTTCTGTCAGCCGTCGCAGGACTCTGCAGCAGCAGCGGCTGTGGGGCAGTTCTGTGGAACGACCGGCTGCCGATGGCCGAAGGCTGGCCTGAGGGGCCTCAATGGACGGATTGGTGCCTCTCCGGAGGGGAGGATTTTGAGCTGGTGCTGAGCCTTCCCGAGGCCTGGGCCGACGTCTGGGAGCAATGCATCCCCAACAGCCGACGCTTCGGCCAGATCAATGAAGAAGCGGGCATCATCCGCTGGGCCCACAACCATGAGCGCGTGGACGCAGGCGGATTTGATCACTTCAGCCAGCCCTGA
- a CDS encoding peptidylprolyl isomerase — protein sequence MPKSRQHWGSPLVHQRLNAVLAALISFALISITAPACWASLPQGNAVKDPAAILRDALPFDQDDIRELQHRLELTSDDLRAKRWSALGKTVSRSEALLNTRRDTILSAIPDAKRGKAETLFQSVDQGLIDLKEKVKATDKPGFIADRRQTLRFIGDVEALLVPDGFERDIPAEFDALPRLQGRATLSVSTTQGELTTVVDGFNAPLTAGAFVDLALKGFYDGLPFIRAEDFYVLQSGDPKGPEIGYVDPKTKQERHVPLEIRVPGEDDTIYNETFEDVGLFKATPTLPFATLGTLGWAHSDQALDDGSSQFFMFLYEAELTPAGLNLVDGRNAAFGYVVDGFDVLEELGTDDTITSVKVIEGAELLKAHA from the coding sequence GTGCCAAAGTCGCGTCAGCACTGGGGTTCCCCCTTGGTCCATCAGCGTTTGAACGCCGTCCTTGCTGCCCTAATCAGCTTCGCTCTGATCAGCATTACTGCCCCTGCCTGCTGGGCCTCATTGCCCCAGGGCAATGCCGTGAAAGACCCTGCCGCAATTCTCCGGGACGCGCTTCCGTTCGATCAGGACGACATTCGCGAACTGCAACATCGACTTGAACTCACCAGTGACGATCTGCGGGCCAAACGCTGGTCGGCCCTCGGCAAGACGGTGTCCCGCAGTGAAGCGCTGCTCAACACCCGTCGCGACACCATCCTGAGCGCGATCCCGGACGCCAAGCGCGGCAAAGCCGAAACACTTTTTCAGAGTGTGGATCAAGGTCTTATTGACCTCAAAGAGAAGGTCAAAGCCACCGATAAACCGGGCTTCATCGCCGATCGACGCCAAACGCTGCGCTTCATCGGTGATGTAGAGGCATTGCTCGTGCCCGACGGGTTTGAACGGGACATCCCCGCAGAATTCGATGCCCTGCCCCGGCTGCAAGGGAGGGCCACCCTCAGCGTGAGCACCACCCAAGGCGAGCTGACCACCGTGGTAGATGGCTTCAACGCCCCTCTCACAGCAGGTGCTTTCGTCGATCTCGCCCTCAAGGGCTTCTACGACGGACTGCCCTTCATCCGGGCCGAGGATTTCTACGTGCTCCAGAGTGGTGATCCGAAAGGGCCGGAGATCGGCTACGTCGATCCGAAGACAAAGCAGGAACGGCATGTGCCCCTGGAGATCCGGGTGCCCGGCGAAGACGACACGATCTACAACGAAACCTTTGAGGACGTGGGCCTGTTCAAGGCGACGCCGACCCTCCCGTTCGCAACCCTGGGCACCCTTGGCTGGGCCCATTCAGACCAGGCCCTCGACGACGGATCCTCGCAGTTCTTCATGTTTCTCTACGAGGCGGAGCTCACCCCTGCTGGTCTGAACCTCGTGGATGGCCGCAATGCAGCCTTCGGCTATGTGGTGGATGGATTCGATGTTCTCGAGGAATTGGGCACCGATGACACGATCACTTCCGTGAAGGTGATCGAGGGAGCGGAGCTGCTCAAAGCCCACGCATGA